Proteins from a genomic interval of Acetobacterium woodii DSM 1030:
- the rpsL gene encoding 30S ribosomal protein S12, with protein MPTINQLVKKGRKRMEEKTKTPALKANPQKRGVCTAVRTSTPKKPNSALRKIARVRLVNGMEVTAYIPGVGHNLQEHSIVLIKGGRVKDLPGVRYKIIRGALDTAGVDARRQARSKYGAKKPKK; from the coding sequence ATGCCTACCATTAATCAGCTTGTAAAAAAAGGAAGAAAACGCATGGAAGAAAAAACAAAAACCCCAGCGTTGAAAGCTAATCCTCAAAAAAGAGGCGTATGTACAGCAGTTAGAACATCCACACCAAAGAAACCAAACTCGGCTCTTCGAAAAATTGCCAGAGTTCGTCTCGTTAACGGAATGGAAGTAACAGCCTATATTCCAGGGGTCGGCCATAACTTACAAGAACATAGTATTGTTCTTATAAAAGGTGGACGTGTCAAGGATTTACCAGGGGTTCGTTACAAAATTATCCGTGGTGCGCTTGATACCGCTGGTGTTGATGCTCGTAGACAAGCTCGATCCAAATATGGGGCTAAAAAGCCTAAAAAGTAG
- a CDS encoding L7Ae/L30e/S12e/Gadd45 family ribosomal protein, producing the protein MNQYVDIAKVIGMKQTLKAVKEGKATKVILADDTDESIKKSIIECCEQHHILIERVETKVGLGKASGIDRAAAVIAIIK; encoded by the coding sequence ATGAATCAATATGTTGATATTGCAAAAGTGATTGGAATGAAACAAACTCTTAAAGCTGTGAAAGAAGGAAAAGCGACTAAAGTTATTTTGGCCGACGATACGGATGAAAGTATCAAAAAAAGCATTATTGAATGCTGTGAGCAACATCATATCCTGATTGAACGAGTCGAAACGAAAGTTGGGCTTGGAAAAGCGAGTGGGATTGACCGGGCAGCAGCCGTTATTGCGATTATCAAATAA
- the rpsG gene encoding 30S ribosomal protein S7 produces the protein MPRKGPVPKREVLPDPIYSSIIVTKLINNIMLDGKKGVAQKIVYDAFEKVNEKTGKDALEAFQEALANITPVLEVKARRVGGATYQVPMEIRTERKQALGLRWLVNYSRKRSEKTMKDRLAGEIMDALNNSGAAVKKKDDTHAMAEANKAFAHYRW, from the coding sequence GTGCCTAGAAAAGGACCTGTTCCAAAAAGAGAAGTATTACCTGATCCAATTTATTCTAGTATTATTGTTACAAAGTTAATTAATAATATCATGTTAGATGGAAAAAAAGGTGTTGCCCAAAAAATCGTTTATGACGCATTTGAAAAAGTTAATGAAAAAACCGGTAAAGATGCCCTGGAAGCATTCCAGGAAGCTTTAGCAAATATCACACCTGTTTTAGAAGTAAAAGCTCGCCGAGTAGGTGGTGCAACATACCAAGTACCAATGGAAATCCGGACTGAACGTAAACAAGCTTTGGGTCTACGTTGGTTAGTTAATTACTCCAGAAAAAGATCTGAAAAAACGATGAAAGATCGTTTAGCTGGAGAAATTATGGATGCACTTAATAACAGCGGTGCGGCCGTTAAGAAAAAAGATGATACTCACGCCATGGCTGAAGCCAATAAAGCTTTTGCACATTATCGTTGGTAG
- the rpoC gene encoding DNA-directed RNA polymerase subunit beta' — protein MLNEEFTFKSLQIGLASPEKIREWSRGEVKKPETINYRTLKPEKEGLFCEKIFGPQKDWECNCGKYKRIRHKGIVCENCGVEVTKAKVRRERMGHIELASPVSHIWYFKGIPSRMGLILEMSPRNLEKIIYFAAYVVTDPGESNFDFKQILTEAEYKEAKSQFGNKFTASIGAEAIQELLKLVDLDQESAVLKEELKGSSGQKKIRVARRLEAVEAFRNSNNRPEWMILETIPVIPPELRPMVQLDGGRFATSDLNDLYRRVINRNNRLLKLLELDAPDIIVQNEKRMLQEAVDALIDNGRRGRAVTGPGNRPFKSLSDMLKGKQGRFRQNLLGKRVDYSGRSVIVVGPDLKMFQCGLPKEMAIELFKPFVMRELVGRNLSQNIKSAKKMVEKLDPMVWDVLEDVIQEHPVLLNRAPTLHRLGIQAFEPILVEGKAIKLHPLVCTAYNADFDGDQMAVHVPLSVEAQAEARFLMLASNNILKPQDGTPVVAPTQDMILGTYYMTIFKKDGKGTGSIFRDLDEMEMAYFNRDVELHSQVKVRITKEIDGEEITRLVEGTVGRFIFNTIIPQELGFVERETIEDKFKLEIDRQVNKKVLSEIVERCYKTYGPTKTSEVLDEIKRLGFKFSTKGAITVGVSDMEVPKNKEEILSRADDKITENMMMYRQGFISDEERYNNVVEIWNRATDEVTDALLNHLEALNPINMMADSGARGSKNQIRQLAGMRGLMANPSGRIIELPIRSNFREGLNVLEFFSSTHGARKGLADTALRTADSGYLTRRLVDVSQDVIVREDDCGTTRGYEVSTINDHGEIIETLQERLVGRYAFEDIVHPETGEVLAPAGEIISSEMALNIDKAGIEKVLIRAAFNCQSKYGVCKKCYGVDLTTWRPVEIGEAVGIIAAQSIGEPGTQLTMRTFHTGGVASADDITQGLPRIEELFEARKPKGQAIISEIDGRIEIQDTQKKTEAVVTGTDGDMKVYLIPYGSRLRVHTGDQVLAGDEITEGSINPSDILRIQGIDHVQQYLLQEVQKVYRMQGVHIGDKHLEVIIRQMLRKVKIENPGDTALLAGSLVDIFNFEEENKAAIEAGLEVATASRELLGITKASLATDSFLSAASFQETTRVLTDAAIKGKVDPLVGLKENVIIGQLVPAGTGVKMYGEIDLVYEREEEDVDEDIIDEDIISESLDIVFDDDILNACVEEEQEETDDAIITDLDIFDLDFLTKE, from the coding sequence TTGTTAAACGAGGAATTCACCTTCAAATCCTTACAAATCGGATTGGCCTCACCTGAAAAAATCAGAGAGTGGTCACGTGGAGAAGTAAAAAAACCGGAAACCATTAATTATAGAACCCTAAAACCAGAAAAAGAGGGGTTGTTTTGTGAGAAGATTTTCGGGCCCCAAAAAGACTGGGAATGTAATTGTGGAAAATACAAGCGTATTCGTCACAAAGGCATTGTCTGTGAAAACTGTGGGGTTGAAGTCACAAAGGCAAAGGTTAGACGTGAACGGATGGGGCATATTGAATTAGCCTCCCCCGTTTCACATATCTGGTATTTCAAAGGTATTCCCAGTCGAATGGGACTGATCTTAGAAATGTCGCCCAGAAATCTGGAAAAAATTATTTACTTTGCGGCCTATGTGGTAACCGACCCGGGCGAAAGTAATTTTGATTTTAAACAGATCTTGACTGAAGCAGAATATAAAGAAGCCAAAAGTCAGTTTGGCAATAAATTTACCGCCAGCATTGGCGCCGAAGCGATTCAAGAATTGCTGAAATTGGTTGACCTGGATCAGGAATCGGCAGTTCTTAAAGAGGAACTAAAAGGCAGTTCCGGTCAAAAGAAAATCCGGGTAGCCAGACGTCTGGAAGCGGTTGAAGCTTTTAGAAATTCGAATAACCGTCCGGAATGGATGATCTTAGAAACGATTCCGGTTATTCCGCCAGAATTACGACCAATGGTCCAATTGGATGGTGGACGTTTTGCAACTTCCGATTTAAATGATTTATATCGACGGGTTATTAACCGGAACAATCGGTTGTTAAAATTATTGGAACTGGATGCCCCGGATATTATCGTTCAAAACGAAAAACGGATGCTTCAAGAAGCGGTCGATGCCCTGATTGATAATGGTCGACGCGGTCGGGCTGTCACCGGACCGGGTAACCGTCCGTTTAAATCCTTAAGTGATATGCTAAAAGGTAAGCAAGGTCGTTTTAGACAGAACCTTTTGGGGAAACGAGTGGACTACTCTGGCCGTTCGGTTATCGTCGTTGGACCGGATTTGAAAATGTTCCAATGCGGTTTGCCAAAAGAAATGGCGATTGAATTATTTAAACCATTTGTGATGCGTGAGTTAGTCGGACGTAATCTATCGCAAAATATTAAAAGCGCCAAAAAAATGGTTGAAAAACTGGACCCTATGGTTTGGGATGTTTTAGAAGATGTTATTCAAGAACATCCGGTTTTACTAAACCGGGCCCCAACCCTACATCGTTTGGGAATTCAAGCCTTCGAACCGATTTTGGTTGAAGGTAAAGCGATTAAACTCCATCCATTAGTTTGTACCGCTTACAATGCCGATTTTGATGGGGATCAGATGGCTGTCCATGTACCCCTTTCAGTGGAAGCTCAGGCCGAAGCGCGATTCCTGATGTTGGCATCTAATAATATTCTTAAACCACAAGACGGAACGCCCGTTGTGGCACCAACCCAGGATATGATTTTGGGTACCTATTATATGACCATCTTTAAAAAAGATGGCAAAGGAACCGGCAGTATCTTTAGAGATCTGGATGAAATGGAAATGGCTTATTTTAACAGAGATGTTGAACTCCATTCGCAGGTTAAGGTTCGGATTACCAAAGAAATTGATGGCGAAGAAATAACACGTCTGGTTGAAGGCACGGTCGGGCGATTTATCTTTAATACGATTATTCCTCAAGAATTGGGTTTTGTTGAACGCGAAACCATTGAAGATAAATTTAAGCTGGAAATAGATCGACAGGTCAACAAAAAAGTCTTGTCAGAAATTGTTGAGCGCTGCTATAAAACGTATGGACCAACGAAAACATCAGAAGTATTGGATGAAATTAAACGATTAGGTTTTAAATTCTCGACTAAAGGTGCCATTACAGTTGGGGTCAGCGATATGGAAGTCCCTAAAAATAAAGAAGAAATTTTATCGCGGGCTGATGATAAGATTACTGAAAACATGATGATGTATCGCCAAGGTTTCATCAGCGATGAAGAACGTTATAACAATGTTGTTGAAATCTGGAATCGTGCGACTGATGAAGTTACTGATGCGCTACTTAATCATTTGGAAGCGTTAAATCCAATTAACATGATGGCTGATTCCGGAGCTCGAGGGAGTAAAAACCAAATCCGACAATTGGCGGGGATGCGTGGTCTTATGGCGAATCCAAGTGGTCGAATCATCGAGTTACCAATCCGATCAAACTTCCGTGAGGGACTAAATGTACTGGAATTTTTCTCCTCAACTCATGGGGCGCGAAAAGGACTCGCGGATACCGCTCTTAGAACGGCGGATTCAGGATATCTGACAAGACGTCTGGTTGACGTCAGTCAGGATGTGATTGTCAGAGAAGATGATTGTGGAACGACCCGAGGGTATGAAGTTTCCACCATCAACGATCATGGCGAAATTATCGAAACGCTCCAGGAACGTTTGGTTGGCCGTTATGCCTTTGAAGATATTGTTCATCCGGAAACGGGCGAAGTGCTGGCACCGGCGGGTGAAATCATCTCCTCGGAAATGGCTTTGAACATTGATAAAGCTGGCATTGAAAAAGTTTTAATTCGGGCGGCATTTAATTGTCAATCAAAATATGGGGTATGTAAGAAATGTTATGGGGTGGATTTGACCACCTGGCGACCCGTTGAAATTGGCGAAGCTGTTGGTATTATTGCGGCGCAATCGATCGGTGAACCGGGTACTCAGTTGACCATGCGTACTTTCCATACCGGCGGGGTTGCTTCGGCTGATGATATTACTCAGGGTCTTCCCCGTATCGAAGAACTTTTTGAAGCCCGTAAACCAAAAGGTCAAGCGATTATTTCGGAAATCGATGGCCGGATAGAAATCCAAGATACTCAGAAAAAAACAGAAGCGGTTGTTACTGGTACCGATGGAGATATGAAAGTTTACCTCATTCCTTACGGATCTCGCTTACGTGTTCATACGGGCGATCAGGTCTTGGCCGGTGACGAAATTACCGAAGGTTCTATTAACCCGAGTGATATTTTGCGAATTCAGGGAATTGACCATGTTCAGCAATATTTACTTCAAGAAGTACAAAAAGTTTATCGGATGCAAGGGGTTCATATTGGTGACAAGCATTTGGAAGTTATTATTCGACAAATGCTCAGAAAAGTTAAAATTGAGAATCCCGGAGATACGGCATTATTGGCTGGCAGTTTAGTGGATATCTTTAACTTTGAAGAAGAAAACAAAGCGGCCATAGAGGCTGGCTTAGAAGTGGCAACCGCCAGTCGGGAACTATTGGGGATCACCAAAGCATCGCTGGCAACCGATTCATTTTTATCAGCCGCTTCCTTCCAGGAAACAACCCGGGTGCTGACCGACGCCGCCATTAAAGGCAAGGTCGATCCACTGGTTGGACTTAAAGAAAATGTTATTATCGGACAATTGGTACCAGCCGGTACCGGCGTGAAGATGTATGGCGAAATTGATCTGGTATATGAGCGGGAAGAAGAAGACGTTGACGAAGATATCATTGACGAAGATATCATCTCTGAATCGCTGGATATTGTTTTTGACGATGATATCTTGAATGCTTGTGTGGAAGAAGAGCAAGAAGAAACGGATGATGCAATTATTACTGATTTGGATATTTTCGACCTGGATTTCTTAACTAAAGAATAA
- the rpoB gene encoding DNA-directed RNA polymerase subunit beta produces the protein MLHPEKDGLRTRQSFSKIKEVIEMPNLIEVQKDSYDWFIEKGLQEVFDDIDKIEDYTGNLVLEFVDYSIEGKPKYSVEECKERDQTYFIPLKVTVRLINKEKNEVKEQKVYMADLHKMTDTGTFIVNGAERVIVSQLVRSPGAYFSLSRDKLGKKLFSAQVIPNRGAWLEYETDSNDIMYVKIDRTRKLPITALIRALGLGTNQEILDFYGDDYRLIETIKKDENNNMKSTRDGLIEIYKRLRPGEPPTVESAQSLLNSMFFDDRRYDLAKVGRHKYNKKLSLATRIAGQRAANTVVNPETGEVYVEDGEMISIEVATDIQNAGINVVDVRVDDKTVRVIGNGFVDIKAQELPFDISDLDIKEFVCFEVLKEILESDMTDEEKKKSVKKRMDELVPKHVLISDLHASISYIIGLDYDIGAIDDIDHLGNRRLRSVGELLQNQFRIGLSRMERVVRERMSVQDDEILTPQGLINTRPVNAALKEFFGSSQLSQFMDQTNPLAELTHKRRLSALGPGGLSRERAGFEVRDVHHSHYGRMCPIETPEGPNIGLIGSLSTYARVNEYGFIEAPYRKVYDGVVSDEIHYLAADEEGRYTIAQANEPLDESNHFARKQVTGRAGSKRDFVLIPPDRVDYMDISPKQIVSVATSLIPFLENDDANRALMGANMQRQAVPLLIPKAPVIGTGMEHKAAKDSGVCVIAKKAGTIERVEASAIHIRTDNGELDKYTLLKFKRSNQGTCMNHKPLVSKGQYVQAGEIIADGPSTEMGELALGRNILMGFMTWEGYNYEDAILINEKLLKEDVFTSIHIEEFEAEARETKLGPEEITRDIPNVSEDALKNLDERGIIFVGAEVKSDDILVGKVTPKGETDLSAEEKLLRAIFGEKAREIRDTSLKVPHGESGIVLDVKVFSRENKDEDLKPGVNTLVRVLIAVKRKISVGDKMAGRHGNKGVISRILPEEDMPFMPDGTALEIVLNPLGVPSRMNIGQVLEVHLGLAMRTIGWHIATPVFDPANEQDIMDLLSQAGLPEDGKIQLYDGRSGEPFDNKVTVGYMYILKLHHLVDDKMHARSTGPYSLVTQQPLGGKAQFGGQRFGEMEVWALEAYGAAHTLQEILTIKSDDVVGRVKAYEAIVKGENIPKPGIPESFKVLMKEFQSLGLDVNILNDQEMIKILDDEMDERDPLEELAIEIGSTGISEAGDDVKLEDSFQIKSIDDDEDDDLFQ, from the coding sequence ATGTTGCATCCTGAAAAAGATGGTTTAAGAACACGCCAAAGCTTTTCTAAAATCAAAGAAGTTATTGAAATGCCGAACCTGATCGAGGTTCAAAAAGATTCATACGATTGGTTTATTGAAAAAGGACTCCAAGAGGTTTTTGATGATATTGATAAAATTGAAGATTACACGGGGAATCTGGTATTAGAATTTGTGGATTATTCCATTGAGGGAAAACCAAAGTATTCAGTGGAAGAGTGTAAAGAAAGGGATCAAACCTACTTTATACCACTAAAAGTAACCGTTCGTTTAATAAATAAGGAAAAAAACGAAGTTAAAGAGCAAAAGGTTTATATGGCCGATTTGCATAAAATGACCGATACCGGAACCTTCATTGTTAATGGAGCAGAACGGGTTATTGTCAGCCAGCTGGTCAGATCACCAGGGGCATATTTTTCCTTGAGTCGAGATAAGTTGGGTAAAAAATTGTTTTCGGCTCAGGTTATTCCAAACCGTGGGGCCTGGTTGGAATATGAAACTGATTCCAACGACATCATGTATGTTAAAATTGACCGAACCCGAAAATTGCCGATCACAGCGCTGATTCGAGCGCTGGGACTGGGAACTAATCAGGAAATTCTTGATTTCTATGGGGATGATTACCGACTCATCGAAACCATTAAAAAAGATGAAAACAATAATATGAAGTCAACTCGAGATGGTTTGATCGAGATTTACAAACGCCTCAGACCAGGGGAACCACCAACGGTGGAAAGTGCTCAATCACTGCTTAACTCAATGTTTTTTGATGATCGACGATACGATTTGGCAAAAGTTGGCCGTCATAAATATAATAAAAAATTGTCTCTGGCAACTCGTATTGCCGGACAACGCGCGGCCAATACGGTGGTAAATCCGGAAACTGGCGAAGTTTATGTTGAAGATGGTGAAATGATCTCAATCGAAGTGGCGACGGATATTCAAAACGCCGGAATCAATGTAGTTGATGTTCGAGTTGATGATAAAACTGTTCGCGTGATTGGAAATGGTTTTGTTGATATCAAGGCTCAGGAACTGCCTTTTGACATCAGTGATCTGGATATCAAAGAATTTGTTTGTTTTGAGGTGCTAAAAGAAATTTTAGAATCAGACATGACCGATGAAGAAAAGAAAAAATCGGTCAAAAAGCGGATGGATGAACTGGTGCCTAAGCATGTCCTGATTTCAGATCTTCATGCATCGATCAGTTATATAATTGGTCTTGATTATGACATCGGAGCGATTGACGATATCGACCATTTAGGGAATCGACGATTACGTTCAGTTGGTGAACTTCTACAAAATCAATTCAGAATTGGTTTATCGCGGATGGAGCGAGTGGTTCGGGAAAGAATGTCCGTTCAGGATGATGAAATTTTAACGCCGCAGGGGTTAATTAATACGCGCCCGGTTAATGCCGCGTTAAAAGAATTCTTTGGCAGTTCACAGTTGTCTCAGTTTATGGATCAGACGAATCCATTGGCTGAACTGACTCATAAACGACGGTTGTCAGCATTGGGACCTGGCGGTTTAAGCCGTGAACGAGCTGGGTTTGAGGTTCGCGATGTTCACCATAGTCATTACGGTCGAATGTGTCCAATTGAAACGCCTGAAGGTCCTAACATCGGTTTGATCGGTTCACTTAGTACCTATGCCAGAGTGAATGAATATGGTTTTATTGAAGCACCTTATCGTAAAGTTTACGATGGCGTCGTTTCAGATGAAATTCATTATCTGGCCGCCGATGAAGAAGGGCGTTATACCATTGCGCAAGCGAATGAACCGTTGGACGAGTCCAATCATTTTGCCCGAAAACAGGTAACCGGTCGAGCGGGAAGCAAACGAGATTTCGTCCTGATTCCGCCGGATCGCGTGGATTACATGGATATCTCACCAAAACAAATTGTTTCAGTGGCGACATCGCTGATCCCCTTCCTTGAAAATGATGATGCCAACCGGGCCCTCATGGGTGCCAACATGCAACGTCAGGCCGTGCCACTTCTAATTCCGAAAGCACCTGTTATTGGAACGGGAATGGAACATAAGGCAGCCAAAGATTCCGGGGTTTGCGTGATTGCCAAAAAGGCAGGAACAATTGAACGGGTTGAGGCTTCAGCTATTCATATCCGCACCGATAATGGCGAGTTGGATAAGTATACCTTACTTAAATTTAAACGCTCTAATCAGGGTACCTGTATGAACCATAAACCTTTGGTCAGCAAAGGTCAATATGTTCAGGCGGGCGAAATTATTGCCGATGGTCCTTCAACCGAAATGGGTGAACTGGCATTAGGTCGTAACATTCTGATGGGCTTTATGACCTGGGAAGGTTACAACTACGAGGATGCGATCCTCATTAACGAAAAACTATTAAAAGAAGATGTCTTTACCTCGATTCATATTGAGGAATTTGAAGCAGAAGCCCGTGAAACCAAGTTGGGACCGGAAGAAATCACCCGGGATATTCCGAATGTCAGCGAAGATGCCCTGAAAAATCTGGATGAACGGGGAATTATTTTTGTTGGTGCCGAGGTTAAATCAGACGATATCTTAGTCGGAAAAGTAACCCCCAAAGGGGAAACCGATTTATCGGCCGAAGAAAAACTGCTAAGAGCAATTTTTGGTGAAAAAGCCCGGGAAATTCGAGATACATCGCTAAAAGTTCCGCATGGGGAATCCGGGATTGTCTTAGATGTTAAAGTTTTCTCCCGCGAAAACAAAGATGAAGATTTAAAACCGGGAGTTAATACCTTGGTGCGGGTCCTCATCGCAGTTAAACGTAAAATATCCGTTGGCGATAAAATGGCTGGTCGTCATGGAAACAAAGGGGTTATTTCCCGAATTCTACCTGAAGAAGACATGCCGTTTATGCCGGATGGAACCGCCTTGGAAATTGTTCTTAACCCATTGGGGGTGCCATCGCGAATGAACATTGGTCAGGTATTGGAAGTCCATCTGGGACTGGCCATGCGAACGATTGGCTGGCATATTGCCACCCCTGTTTTTGACCCCGCCAATGAACAGGACATCATGGATCTGCTTAGCCAGGCTGGTTTACCGGAAGATGGTAAAATTCAACTTTATGATGGCCGTAGTGGTGAACCATTTGACAATAAGGTAACGGTTGGTTACATGTATATTCTAAAACTTCACCATTTAGTTGATGATAAAATGCATGCCCGTTCAACCGGACCATACTCCTTAGTGACGCAACAACCATTGGGCGGTAAAGCTCAGTTTGGGGGACAACGTTTTGGAGAAATGGAAGTTTGGGCGTTGGAAGCCTATGGTGCCGCCCATACCCTTCAGGAAATCCTGACAATCAAGTCAGATGATGTGGTTGGCCGTGTTAAAGCTTACGAAGCGATTGTTAAAGGCGAAAATATTCCTAAACCGGGAATTCCAGAGTCCTTTAAAGTATTGATGAAAGAATTCCAAAGTTTAGGTTTGGATGTAAATATCCTTAACGATCAGGAAATGATAAAAATACTTGATGATGAAATGGACGAACGGGATCCTTTGGAAGAATTAGCCATTGAAATTGGCAGCACCGGAATTTCCGAAGCTGGCGATGATGTGAAATTGGAAGATAGCTTTCAGATTAAGAGCATTGATGATGACGAAGACGACGACTTATTTCAATAA